In one Brienomyrus brachyistius isolate T26 chromosome 7, BBRACH_0.4, whole genome shotgun sequence genomic region, the following are encoded:
- the cdk9 gene encoding cyclin-dependent kinase 9 produces MQRDKTGSSGGAEKPDRETAIMSKYYDGVEFPFCDEFSKYEKLAKIGQGTFGEVFKAKHRQTGKKVALKKVLMENEKEGFPITALREIKILQLLKHENVVNLIEICRTKATQFNRYKGSIYLVFDFCEHDLAGLLSNANVKFTLAEIKKVMQMLLNGLYYIHRNKILHRDMKAANVLITRDGVLKLADFGLARAFSLAKNSQGNRYTNRVVTLWYRPPELLLGERDYGPPIDLWGGGCIMAEMWTRSPIMQGNTEQHQLTLISQLCGSITAEVWPGVDKKYELYQKMELPKGQKRKVKDRLKAYVKDPYALDLIDKLLVLDPAQRTDSDDALNHDFFWTDPMPSDLKNMLSTHNTSMFEYLAPPRRRGHMPQQPANQNRNPATTSQPEFDRVF; encoded by the exons ATGCAGCGGGACAAAACCGGAAGCTCCGGCGGCGCTGAAAA GCCTGACCGGGAGACTGCCATTATGTCCAAGTACTACGACGGAGTGGAGTTCCCTTTCTGCGATGAGTTTTCCAAATATGAAAAGCTGGCGAAGATCGGCCAGGGCACCTTTGG GGAAGTGTTTAAAGCTAAGCATAGGCAGACCGGGAAAAAGGTGGCTTTGAAAAAAGTCCTGATGGAGAACGAGAAAGAAGGG tttcccatcactgcactgagaGAGATAAAGATACTGCAGCTTCTCAAACACGAGAATGTGGTGAACCTCATTGAGATCTGCAGGACCAAAG CCACCCAGTTCAATCGGTACAAGGGCAGCATCTACTTGGTGTTCGACTTTTGCGAGCATGACCTGGCGGGGCTGCTGAGCAACGCCAACGTCAAGTTCACCTTGGCCGAGATCAAGAAGGTCATGCAGATGCTTCTCAACGGACTATACTACATCCACAGGAACAAG ATCCTGCACCGTGACATGAAAGCTGCCAATGTGCTGATCACACGCGACGGGGTGCTGAAGCTGGCCGACTTCGGCCTAGCCAGAGCCTTCAGTCTGGCCAAGAACAGCCAAGGCAATCGCTACACCAACCGCGTGGTCACGCTCTGGTACCGTCCCCCGGAGCTGCTGCTGG GGGAACGAGACTATGGCCCCCCCATCGACCTGTGGGGTGGCGGCTGTATCATGGCTGAGATGTGGACCCGCAGCCCCATCATGCAAGGCAACACGGAACAGCACCAGCTCACACTCATCAGCCAGCTGTGTGGCTCCATCACTGCGGAG GTCTGGCCAGGCGTGGACAAAAAATATGAACTGTATCAAAAAATGGAATTGCCTAAAGGGCAGAAAAGAAAGGTGAAAGATAGATTAAAGGCTTATGTGAAGGACCCCTACGCACTCGACCTCATCGATAAGCTCCTCGTTCTTGACCCCGCCCAGCGCACCGACAGCGATGACGCCCTCAACCACGACTTCTTCTGGACCGATCCCATGCCCTCCGACCTCAAGAACATGCTCTCCACTCACAACACATCCATGTTTGAATACCTAGCTCCGCCCCGGAGGCGGGGCCACATGCCCCAacagccagccaatcagaaccgCAACCCTGCCACCACCAGTCAGCCTGAGTTTGATCGGGTTTTTTGA